The following are encoded together in the Proteiniphilum saccharofermentans genome:
- a CDS encoding alpha-2-macroglobulin family protein, with protein sequence MRRTSLLFFSVICVALLLLLAGCSTKSGKEIDPEFARYISAFTYGNVSSDAFIQIELVQEIPAVELNAEVKDKLFSFSPSLKGQTFWVNGNTIRFMPDAGELEPGKEYHIGFLLGKVLDVEEKFRQFNFSIRVNEQSFTADLLPFSPMSMSDLTWNRVEVTMNLSNPVSSDDVTRMFDVKGAKQSHIQVKPAGATAFHVSIDSLQRTDKPQQYALTIDGKAINSKKKVEYTIDIPAFSKDHFEVTDVRMMQVADPHIRLTFSDPVSQTQDLEGLIVPSGVKNFTYRIDKNVIKIYPETLPKGQMELQIYEGIKNNSGLNLDKSYLYQLQVDDDKPQIKFEKSGNILPDAEQLLLPFSAVNLWAVDVQVVKIYRNNLLYYLQSSSLNNNQSGSELRRFGRLVMKKRIRLDRDKQLDLSKWNNFTIDLSQMIGKDPGALYMVQLSMRSDYSLYPCEGIRPQSPDEAIMKRFSDDQLSEEDEAVWDEPYPYYYEPIDWSGYKWEERDDPCKPTYYMLQDRRIQTMVMASNVGIIAKAGQGHIMSVAVTDILSTEPLSGAEVTIYNYQMQVMGSGKTDRKGFAEIDYKKGRPFVVTVAKGNDTGYLEVADQASLSLSRFDVSGKEIQKGLKGYVYTERGVWRPGDTIFVSFILEDREKKLPEGHPVTLEVYTPRGQFYQRQVKSDGLNGFYTFTVPTDPAAETGVWQGQVKVGGTTFHKSLRIETIKPNRLRVRLDTDSIIDASNGVISGTLTSQWLHGAPASNLKADVDLTLYASDNPFKGYVGYSFNNPIVKFETSKTKIFEGVLNASGVAGVNAKVPVAENAPGMLRGNILSRVYETGGDMSFYAQTVFYSPYKRYVGVKAPDLRPGQFLETDSPVPFDVVTVDAYGKAVSGNVEYTVYKLNWSWWWDSTQEDLGSYVNNTAANIVANGDVTLTNGKGKIDFQVDYPDWGRYLLLVKDKEGKHATGTVFYVDWPLWRGRSAKSDPEGLTMLAFSTDKPSYETGEKATVIIPKSSEGRVLISIENGSGILHREWVKTSGEEDTKYVIEVTENMAPNFYVFATMLQPHAQTVNDLPIRMYGVVNVGVENKNSILEPVIRMPDMLKPEKEFTISVSEKTKKPMTYTLAIVDEGLLDLTAFKTPNAWSEFYAREALGVRTWDLFDRVLGANTGMMGPLLSIGGDEALRPSRDNVNRFKPVVKFIGPFELKGGETKSHTIRLPQYIGSVRVMVVAGGDGAYGNAEKTVEVKNDLMTLSTLPRIMGPDEEVWLPVNVFAMGNSVKNVQVSIQTKGLLKPTDGTTKNVSFDKPGDKIVFFKLASGKETGAEQVEIKATGNGMSFSETIDIAVRNPNPPTVITQAKLIDPGESVTLDIQTEGVEPDDWATLELSRLPSVNFSQNMNYLLEYPHGCTEQITSQAFPLLYIEEFTVLREDEKKQMTAKVNEVIRMLSSRQLADGGFMYWYGDSYASEWATTYAGHFLIEAKNKGYEVPETVLSRWAQFQRRLAQNWLPTNPNRTYYSVSMIELQQAYRLYTLVLNGTTELGAMNRMRELSGLSLQARWRLAAAYAMAGRVDVANSLVFNLPDEVSAYSFNNDTYGTSARDRAMILETYLLLDNVEKAMSIAPSVAESLSSSYITTQTAAFGLVAMAKLAGQVGSGNIDVDWTLNGRNMENVNTPKAIHQVDINPDKKLSVNLTNKGEGKLYTRLSARTIPQVGTDQEPTQGRFRMSVRYVDLNGNPLNVESLPQGTEFTVVVTVQNSAEQAFTDLALTQVFPSGWEIFNERMLEADASASGGGYNYRDIRDDRVLTYFNLGAGQTKTFRVRLQAAYRGNYYLPPVSCQAMYAPHEEARNRGAWVKVVE encoded by the coding sequence CCTGCCGTGGAGTTGAATGCTGAAGTAAAAGATAAGTTATTTTCGTTTTCGCCCTCTTTGAAAGGACAAACTTTTTGGGTGAATGGGAACACCATCCGTTTTATGCCCGATGCGGGAGAGTTGGAGCCGGGAAAGGAATACCATATTGGCTTCCTTTTGGGAAAAGTGTTGGACGTGGAGGAGAAATTCCGACAATTTAACTTCTCCATCCGTGTAAATGAGCAAAGTTTTACTGCCGACCTGCTTCCCTTTTCACCGATGAGTATGTCCGACCTGACATGGAACAGGGTAGAAGTGACGATGAATCTGTCCAATCCTGTTTCGTCGGACGACGTTACCAGAATGTTCGATGTGAAAGGAGCGAAACAGAGCCATATACAGGTAAAGCCTGCTGGTGCCACTGCGTTTCACGTTTCGATAGATAGCCTGCAGCGGACGGATAAGCCGCAGCAATATGCGCTGACCATTGACGGGAAAGCAATTAATTCAAAGAAGAAGGTTGAATATACGATCGATATCCCCGCATTTTCGAAGGATCATTTTGAAGTGACGGATGTGCGTATGATGCAGGTTGCCGATCCTCATATCCGGCTGACTTTCAGTGATCCGGTTTCACAGACGCAGGATCTGGAAGGATTGATCGTACCCTCCGGTGTGAAGAATTTCACTTACCGTATCGACAAGAATGTGATCAAGATATATCCTGAAACCCTGCCGAAAGGACAGATGGAACTGCAGATCTATGAGGGTATTAAAAATAACTCCGGATTGAACCTTGACAAGAGTTATCTTTATCAATTGCAAGTGGACGATGATAAACCGCAGATAAAATTCGAAAAGAGTGGAAATATCCTGCCCGATGCAGAACAACTATTATTACCATTCAGCGCTGTAAACCTTTGGGCGGTAGATGTGCAAGTGGTGAAAATATACCGCAACAATCTCCTTTATTACCTGCAATCCTCTTCACTGAACAACAACCAGTCGGGTAGTGAGTTGCGTCGTTTCGGACGGTTGGTGATGAAGAAACGCATCCGTCTGGATAGGGATAAACAATTGGATCTTTCAAAATGGAACAATTTCACCATCGATCTTTCCCAGATGATCGGGAAAGATCCCGGTGCTCTCTATATGGTACAGCTCTCCATGCGGTCCGATTATTCGCTCTATCCCTGCGAAGGGATAAGGCCACAGTCTCCCGATGAAGCGATCATGAAACGTTTTTCCGATGACCAGCTATCTGAAGAGGATGAAGCGGTGTGGGATGAACCATACCCTTATTATTATGAACCGATCGACTGGAGCGGATATAAATGGGAAGAGCGGGATGATCCTTGTAAGCCGACCTATTATATGCTTCAGGATCGCAGGATCCAAACAATGGTCATGGCATCCAATGTGGGAATCATTGCCAAAGCAGGGCAGGGGCATATCATGAGTGTGGCTGTGACTGATATACTCTCCACCGAGCCTCTCTCCGGAGCCGAAGTGACTATATACAACTATCAGATGCAGGTCATGGGTTCGGGTAAGACCGACCGCAAAGGCTTTGCTGAGATCGATTATAAGAAAGGGCGCCCGTTTGTCGTGACGGTAGCCAAAGGTAATGATACCGGCTATCTGGAAGTGGCAGACCAGGCGTCGTTATCGCTCAGCCGGTTCGATGTAAGCGGAAAAGAGATACAAAAAGGACTGAAAGGGTATGTCTATACCGAACGCGGCGTATGGCGCCCCGGTGATACCATCTTCGTATCGTTTATCCTTGAAGACAGAGAGAAAAAATTACCGGAAGGACACCCCGTGACCCTTGAGGTCTATACTCCCCGGGGGCAATTTTACCAAAGGCAGGTGAAGAGCGACGGCCTGAACGGGTTCTACACTTTCACCGTGCCGACAGATCCGGCTGCAGAGACCGGTGTCTGGCAGGGACAGGTAAAAGTGGGCGGTACCACTTTCCATAAGTCGCTTCGCATAGAAACCATCAAACCCAACCGGTTAAGGGTGCGTTTGGATACCGACTCCATTATTGATGCGTCAAATGGCGTTATCTCGGGTACACTTACATCACAATGGCTGCACGGCGCACCTGCTTCGAACCTGAAAGCAGATGTAGACCTGACGCTCTATGCATCTGATAACCCGTTCAAAGGATATGTCGGCTATTCGTTCAATAATCCGATAGTGAAATTCGAAACAAGTAAGACGAAAATATTCGAGGGAGTACTCAATGCTTCCGGTGTGGCGGGAGTCAATGCCAAAGTCCCTGTAGCCGAAAATGCACCGGGAATGTTGCGCGGGAATATCCTTTCACGCGTGTACGAAACCGGTGGGGATATGAGTTTTTATGCCCAGACGGTCTTTTATTCGCCTTATAAAAGGTATGTAGGGGTAAAAGCACCTGACTTGCGTCCCGGCCAGTTCCTGGAGACCGACAGCCCGGTCCCGTTCGATGTGGTTACGGTAGATGCTTATGGCAAGGCTGTTTCGGGAAATGTGGAATATACGGTTTATAAACTCAACTGGAGCTGGTGGTGGGACAGTACGCAGGAAGATCTGGGGTCTTACGTGAACAATACTGCCGCCAACATCGTGGCAAACGGAGATGTAACACTCACCAACGGAAAGGGTAAAATCGATTTTCAGGTGGATTATCCCGATTGGGGGCGCTACCTCCTTCTGGTGAAAGATAAAGAGGGTAAACATGCTACCGGGACGGTCTTTTATGTCGATTGGCCGTTATGGCGGGGACGCTCGGCCAAGAGTGACCCGGAAGGGCTGACCATGTTGGCATTCTCCACCGACAAACCGTCGTATGAAACCGGTGAGAAGGCAACGGTTATCATCCCGAAAAGTTCGGAAGGCCGCGTGCTCATCAGTATCGAAAACGGATCGGGAATCCTTCATCGGGAATGGGTGAAAACTTCCGGTGAGGAAGATACCAAATATGTGATAGAGGTCACTGAGAATATGGCGCCCAACTTCTATGTATTCGCCACCATGCTGCAACCACACGCGCAGACCGTGAACGACCTGCCTATCCGGATGTATGGTGTGGTGAATGTGGGTGTGGAGAACAAGAATAGTATTCTGGAGCCGGTTATCCGTATGCCGGATATGCTTAAACCTGAAAAAGAGTTTACCATCTCGGTATCGGAAAAAACAAAAAAACCGATGACCTATACCCTGGCTATTGTGGATGAAGGTTTGCTCGATCTGACCGCTTTCAAGACACCCAATGCGTGGAGCGAATTTTATGCGCGTGAAGCCCTTGGCGTACGAACATGGGATCTGTTCGACCGTGTACTGGGAGCAAATACCGGTATGATGGGACCGTTGTTGAGTATCGGCGGTGATGAAGCATTGAGACCGTCGCGTGACAATGTGAACCGCTTTAAGCCGGTGGTGAAATTTATCGGGCCATTTGAATTGAAAGGTGGTGAGACAAAATCGCATACGATCAGGCTTCCGCAATATATCGGGTCGGTACGGGTGATGGTGGTGGCCGGTGGAGACGGTGCCTATGGCAACGCCGAGAAAACCGTGGAAGTGAAAAACGACCTGATGACGCTTTCCACACTTCCACGCATCATGGGGCCGGACGAAGAAGTATGGCTCCCTGTCAATGTTTTTGCTATGGGGAATAGCGTGAAAAATGTGCAGGTTTCCATTCAGACAAAAGGTTTACTTAAACCAACGGACGGGACAACCAAAAACGTGTCGTTTGACAAGCCGGGCGATAAAATTGTTTTCTTCAAACTTGCATCCGGTAAGGAGACCGGAGCTGAACAGGTGGAAATTAAAGCTACCGGTAATGGTATGTCATTCTCGGAGACCATTGATATCGCAGTCCGTAACCCGAATCCGCCTACCGTTATCACACAGGCAAAACTGATCGATCCGGGAGAATCGGTCACACTCGATATTCAAACCGAGGGAGTGGAGCCTGATGATTGGGCTACCCTCGAACTCTCACGTCTGCCGAGTGTCAATTTCAGTCAGAATATGAATTATCTGCTTGAGTACCCTCACGGATGTACCGAACAGATCACTTCGCAGGCTTTCCCGTTGCTCTATATCGAGGAGTTCACGGTGCTGAGAGAGGATGAAAAGAAGCAGATGACTGCGAAAGTGAATGAGGTGATCAGGATGCTTTCATCACGGCAATTGGCCGATGGCGGATTTATGTATTGGTATGGAGATAGTTACGCATCGGAATGGGCAACTACTTATGCAGGGCATTTTCTGATTGAGGCGAAAAACAAGGGATACGAGGTGCCGGAAACCGTGCTTTCACGATGGGCCCAGTTCCAGAGGAGGCTTGCGCAGAATTGGCTACCTACCAATCCCAACCGAACTTATTACTCCGTTTCTATGATCGAACTGCAACAGGCGTATCGCCTTTACACCCTGGTGCTGAACGGAACTACGGAGCTCGGTGCTATGAACCGTATGCGGGAACTGTCCGGTTTGTCGTTGCAGGCGCGTTGGCGGTTGGCTGCCGCGTATGCAATGGCAGGTAGAGTTGATGTTGCCAATTCGTTGGTCTTCAATCTGCCCGATGAGGTCTCAGCGTACAGCTTCAACAATGATACCTATGGAACATCGGCGCGGGACAGGGCGATGATCCTGGAAACATACCTGCTGCTTGACAATGTGGAAAAAGCGATGTCAATAGCCCCCTCAGTGGCAGAATCGTTATCTTCCAGTTATATCACTACCCAGACCGCCGCGTTCGGACTGGTGGCAATGGCTAAACTCGCCGGACAAGTCGGTTCGGGTAATATCGATGTCGATTGGACATTGAATGGCAGGAATATGGAGAATGTGAATACGCCGAAAGCGATCCATCAGGTAGATATAAATCCGGACAAAAAACTTTCGGTAAATCTTACCAATAAGGGAGAAGGTAAGCTCTATACACGCCTTTCGGCCAGGACAATTCCACAGGTCGGTACAGATCAGGAACCGACGCAAGGGCGGTTTAGGATGTCGGTAAGGTATGTCGATCTGAACGGCAACCCGTTGAATGTGGAATCGCTTCCGCAGGGAACGGAATTCACGGTAGTGGTAACCGTCCAGAACAGCGCCGAACAGGCCTTTACTGATCTGGCACTGACACAGGTGTTCCCGTCCGGTTGGGAAATTTTCAATGAACGGATGCTCGAAGCGGATGCGTCTGCTTCCGGCGGAGGATATAACTACCGCGATATTCGCGACGACCGCGTACTGACCTATTTTAACCTTGGTGCAGGACAGACGAAGACATTCCGCGTGCGGTTGCAGGCAGCATACCGGGGTAATTATTATCTGCCGCCGGTATCGTGCCAGGCAATGTATGCACCGCACGAAGAGGCAAGAAACAGAGGTGCGTGGGTGAAGGTTGTAGAATAA
- the pbpC gene encoding penicillin-binding protein 1C produces MVKHADKKIGRHTVSYGGTLLKRVHTLNLRKKTVLLVLAFLLVWYLFSLSGTLFDPPYSTLVSDRNGELLGARIASDGQWRFPPADSVPGKYEICLIQFEDRYFRYHPGVNPLALGRAMIQNVKAGRVVSGGSTITMQTVRLMRRNKRTYFEKFIEVILATRLELSYSKKKILALYASHAPMGGNVVGIDAASWRYFGHSAESLSWGEAAVLAVLPNSPAMMHFGRDREGLLKKRNRLLRQLLDDNIIDQTDYELAVSEPLPDHPHPLPQIAPHLVTQAFLQNPGNHIQSTVDKHLQMRAEEVLDRWNTEFSQNGIFNLAALIVDLETNEVLSYNGNVGFRTNAYGSQVDIIQSPRSTGSILKPFLYCAMLQEGALLPTELLPDVPININGFAPKNFSLGYDGAVHADEALARSLNVPSVVSLRKYGVPKFYDLLKKAGLTTLNRPAGHYGLSLILGGTEGTLWDIANAYARMAHTVTDYNRDGTYYEWENFRLLRDHQPRERNYFVKPDGQSSNLFGNFAMAKNSALRSKQDESPLFNAGAAWLMLQALTNVNRPEELNWDFVPSLRRVAWKTGTSYGFRDAWSVGVTPKYLVAVWTGNASGEGRPGLTGARTSAQVMFDLFNILPATRWFETPYGELAEVAVCRESGQLKGMYCPENSIDTLLVPAKGLQGAVCSYHRRIHLSEDGQYRVYEQCAGDRGIRSVSWFQLPPSWEWYYKQSHPGYRSLPPFSPECTSGNLSDTVMQFIYPYPGAILRITKQLDGSRGKAVFELAHRNPSARVFWHLGTDYLGETSSIHQMELSPDPGEYILTVVDENGISLSIRFEVE; encoded by the coding sequence ATGGTAAAGCATGCTGATAAGAAGATAGGGAGGCATACAGTGTCGTACGGGGGAACGTTATTGAAACGGGTTCATACATTGAATCTACGAAAAAAAACCGTCCTGTTGGTGCTTGCTTTCTTGTTGGTTTGGTACTTGTTTTCCCTGTCCGGCACGTTGTTCGACCCGCCATACAGTACGCTGGTGTCGGACCGGAACGGTGAACTGTTGGGTGCACGCATTGCATCCGACGGACAATGGCGCTTTCCACCGGCCGACAGCGTCCCCGGGAAATATGAAATATGCCTTATCCAGTTTGAAGACAGGTATTTTCGTTATCATCCGGGCGTAAACCCTTTAGCGCTTGGCAGGGCGATGATACAGAACGTGAAAGCGGGTAGGGTAGTGAGTGGCGGAAGCACCATCACCATGCAGACAGTCCGGCTGATGCGCCGGAATAAACGTACTTATTTCGAAAAGTTCATCGAAGTCATCCTCGCTACCCGGCTTGAATTATCATACTCAAAAAAGAAGATTCTGGCGTTGTATGCCTCGCATGCGCCGATGGGTGGAAATGTGGTGGGTATTGATGCTGCGTCGTGGCGATATTTCGGACATAGCGCAGAGTCTCTTTCATGGGGTGAAGCGGCTGTGCTGGCAGTATTGCCCAATTCACCCGCGATGATGCACTTTGGTCGTGACCGGGAAGGTTTGTTGAAGAAGCGAAACCGTCTCTTGCGTCAATTGCTCGATGACAATATCATTGACCAGACAGACTATGAACTGGCTGTGTCGGAGCCGTTACCTGATCACCCGCATCCTTTGCCGCAGATCGCACCTCACCTGGTGACACAGGCCTTTTTACAGAATCCCGGAAACCATATCCAATCTACGGTTGACAAACACCTGCAAATGCGTGCCGAAGAGGTGTTAGACCGCTGGAATACCGAATTTTCGCAAAACGGTATATTTAACCTTGCCGCGTTGATTGTCGACCTGGAGACGAACGAAGTGCTTTCTTATAACGGTAACGTGGGATTCAGAACCAATGCCTATGGCAGCCAGGTAGATATTATTCAATCTCCCCGAAGTACGGGTAGCATACTGAAACCGTTCCTCTATTGCGCCATGTTGCAGGAGGGTGCACTGTTGCCCACGGAGTTGCTTCCCGATGTTCCCATCAATATAAACGGATTTGCCCCTAAGAATTTTAGTCTGGGGTATGACGGTGCGGTACATGCGGATGAGGCACTGGCGCGTTCGTTGAATGTCCCTTCAGTGGTTTCATTAAGGAAGTATGGCGTACCGAAATTCTACGATCTTTTAAAAAAGGCGGGACTGACCACCCTCAACCGGCCGGCCGGCCATTACGGGCTTTCCCTGATCCTCGGAGGGACAGAGGGTACGTTATGGGATATTGCCAACGCCTATGCCCGGATGGCACATACCGTGACGGATTATAACCGTGACGGGACATACTATGAGTGGGAGAATTTCAGGCTGTTGCGTGATCATCAGCCACGAGAACGGAACTATTTTGTTAAGCCAGATGGGCAAAGTTCGAACTTGTTCGGGAACTTTGCCATGGCGAAAAATAGTGCGCTAAGATCGAAACAGGATGAATCACCATTGTTCAATGCCGGTGCCGCATGGCTTATGTTACAGGCGCTGACCAATGTGAACCGGCCGGAAGAGTTGAACTGGGACTTTGTACCATCTCTCCGGAGGGTCGCATGGAAAACAGGTACAAGTTACGGATTCCGCGATGCGTGGTCGGTAGGTGTTACACCCAAATATCTTGTCGCTGTATGGACAGGCAATGCAAGCGGTGAAGGCCGTCCGGGACTCACAGGGGCACGTACGTCAGCACAGGTGATGTTCGACCTGTTCAATATTTTACCTGCTACCAGGTGGTTCGAAACGCCTTACGGAGAGCTGGCCGAAGTGGCTGTATGCCGTGAGAGCGGCCAGTTGAAGGGGATGTATTGTCCAGAAAACTCCATCGACACCCTGCTTGTTCCTGCAAAAGGGTTGCAGGGAGCGGTCTGCAGTTATCACAGGCGAATCCACCTGTCTGAAGACGGACAGTACCGGGTATATGAACAATGTGCAGGTGACAGGGGTATTCGGTCCGTTTCATGGTTCCAGTTACCGCCGTCGTGGGAATGGTACTACAAACAAAGTCATCCGGGTTATCGGTCGTTACCTCCTTTCTCCCCTGAATGTACTTCCGGAAACCTCTCCGACACGGTGATGCAGTTTATCTATCCCTATCCGGGAGCGATACTCAGAATAACCAAACAATTGGATGGTTCGCGTGGAAAAGCCGTTTTCGAACTGGCACACCGGAATCCCTCGGCACGTGTCTTCTGGCATCTCGGCACGGATTATTTGGGAGAAACATCCAGTATCCACCAGATGGAACTCTCTCCTGATCCGGGTGAGTATATCCTTACCGTTGTGGATGAGAATGGTATTTCGTTGTCAATACGGTTTGAAGTAGAGTGA
- a CDS encoding fructosamine kinase family protein, which translates to MSEPLAHILPYITSCLGERVMNARPVSGGDISSAYRVDTATGQYFLKVNNAPFALEMFYSEQEGLQAIEESKTIAVPHVHLAGSINGQAFLLMDLVESKRPNLSDYQRLGSQLAGLHQCSQADFGFSSDNFIGSLPQQNHPHTNWAEFYWFERILPQLQLALRDGLIQSQMIPEEERAITLFREISGDIRPALLHGDLWGGNYLIAADGTPFLIDPAVYYGHSMVDIAMSRLFGGFGAEFYDAYHEIIPQSTHYDTQIELYQLYYLLVHLNLFGSGYYSSVSSILKRYF; encoded by the coding sequence ATGAGTGAACCCTTAGCACATATTCTGCCATATATCACTTCCTGTCTGGGAGAAAGAGTGATGAACGCCAGACCAGTTTCCGGCGGGGATATCTCTTCGGCATACCGCGTGGATACCGCAACGGGACAATACTTCCTGAAAGTGAACAACGCTCCTTTTGCCCTGGAAATGTTCTACTCGGAACAGGAGGGATTACAAGCCATTGAAGAATCCAAAACTATCGCTGTACCCCATGTGCATCTTGCTGGCTCCATCAATGGGCAAGCCTTTCTCCTGATGGATCTTGTGGAAAGCAAACGACCGAATCTCTCCGATTATCAACGCCTGGGTAGTCAATTGGCCGGATTACACCAATGTTCACAAGCAGACTTTGGATTTTCTTCCGATAATTTTATCGGCAGTCTGCCCCAGCAAAATCATCCTCATACCAACTGGGCTGAATTCTATTGGTTCGAGCGTATTCTCCCTCAACTTCAACTGGCACTCAGAGACGGATTAATACAATCACAAATGATACCGGAAGAAGAGAGAGCCATCACCCTGTTCCGGGAAATCTCCGGCGATATAAGACCTGCTTTACTGCACGGTGACCTCTGGGGTGGCAACTACCTGATCGCAGCAGACGGCACGCCCTTCCTGATCGATCCTGCCGTATATTATGGCCACTCAATGGTCGACATTGCCATGAGCCGGCTCTTTGGCGGTTTCGGGGCCGAGTTCTACGATGCCTATCACGAGATTATCCCCCAATCTACTCATTACGATACACAAATTGAATTGTATCAACTCTACTATTTGCTGGTACATCTCAACCTCTTCGGCAGCGGGTACTACTCTTCCGTCTCATCCATTTTGAAAAGATACTTTTGA
- a CDS encoding ATP-binding cassette domain-containing protein — translation MKHALEISSVRLLFGERLILSDVYLKIETGNIMGLLGQNGCGKSCLMRGIYGTLACEKSVSIDDIYFLDVYKHPQLVRYLPQHNFIPKWLSLKHIFRDFRVDFTGFAELFPEFRGREKAKTGELSGGMHRLVELYIILKSDSQFILLDEPFTHISPVHNDIIENTILSEAENKGFLITDHMYRRIRKVSDPVYLLSNGKTHLVKEEEDLRVLRYVPR, via the coding sequence ATGAAACATGCATTGGAAATAAGTAGTGTCCGGTTGCTATTTGGAGAAAGACTCATTCTTTCGGACGTTTACCTGAAAATTGAAACCGGAAATATAATGGGGCTACTCGGACAGAATGGATGTGGAAAATCATGCCTGATGCGCGGTATATATGGAACGCTTGCTTGTGAGAAATCTGTAAGTATTGACGATATCTATTTTCTTGATGTTTACAAACATCCCCAACTAGTACGTTATCTTCCTCAACACAATTTTATTCCCAAATGGCTCTCTTTAAAACATATCTTTCGGGATTTCCGTGTTGACTTCACCGGATTCGCTGAACTCTTTCCCGAGTTCCGGGGACGTGAAAAAGCAAAAACAGGAGAACTCTCCGGGGGAATGCACCGTCTGGTGGAGCTGTATATTATTTTAAAGTCCGACTCGCAGTTTATACTGCTCGACGAACCTTTCACCCATATCAGTCCCGTACATAACGATATAATAGAAAATACCATCCTTTCGGAAGCTGAAAATAAAGGCTTTCTGATTACCGACCATATGTATCGCCGTATCCGTAAGGTTAGCGATCCCGTCTATCTACTTTCAAACGGGAAAACACATTTAGTGAAAGAGGAAGAGGATCTAAGGGTATTAAGGTACGTTCCCCGGTGA